Below is a window of Neofelis nebulosa isolate mNeoNeb1 chromosome 8, mNeoNeb1.pri, whole genome shotgun sequence DNA.
TGggcacacttaattttttttctcttttaatgtttgtttatttatctttttaatggaaaattttaatttagtttttgggtttttttcgaaagagagggagcatgagagcatgcgtgagtgggggggtgcagagagagagggggacagagtttccaaagcgggctctgcactgagcagagagcccgatgtggggctcaaacttacaattcatgagatcacgacctgacctgaagttggatgcttaactgagccacccaggcaccttaggGCACACTTAGTTTTTTGATTGTGAAATTAATATATACCAGGAGCAGATTTAAATAACTTAGTGTTAGAAAGTTAAATGTCACGTCTCCTTCTTTCGTTTCCACTTATCAGGGCTAACTGCTGGTTACAGAAGGTGTGTATCTTTCCATTCTGTGAGTaatgttaaattaaaacaaagccAATTTTTCAGAAACAATTGTTTATGCTTTTTGGTGATACATATTTACATTGTATTCTTAAAAATAGCATGTATTACATTTGTCCCATTGGATTTCCTCATAAAAACCCAAGCAAActgactgaggctcagaagaATCAATTGCGTTGTTGAGCCACAggacagtaagtggcagagttaaCACGGAGGTTCTGTGACTCCTTGTCAGCAGATTCTTTCCACTACTCTACACTGCCCACTTCCAGGTGGATGACCTTATGCAAGTTACACAGGCTGTTTTTGCTTCTATTCCCttatcttaaaacaaagaaaacaaaacctatatTGTAGGATTATTGCAAGAATTACACAAATAACTGTAAAGGAATTAGGTTGTTGGTTGTTGATGATGATAATTTTCTAATTCAGACCGTTCTGTTCTTTCTGCCCTCTTTTGTTCTCAGGTTATTAAACCTGAATCTTGTGTTCCATGTGGAAAGCGGATAAAGTTTGGCAAGCTGTCTCTGAAGTGTCGAGATTGTCGTGTGGTCTCTCATCCAGAATGTCGGGACCGCTGTCCCCTTCCCTGCATTCCTACCCTGATAGGAACACCTGTCAAGATTGGAGAGGTATGACCACATGTATGACAGCTGTGGGAGCTGTCCTTGTGTTATGGCTTCTTTAGCTTTTCCAAAGCTTACTGTCCGTTTTTATCCTAAGATAAGTGATACAAAGCATATATTTTTCCATGAATGttgaagagaaattataaaatgtaatttgcaGGAGAGTCCTGCTTGGGTTTGTCTATTTAGTAACTTTTCTACACCAaactcctctttccttcccttctctccctccctccctttctcccaccctgtcccctcttccctactcatactctttcctttccttccctttcctcctttccttccttattcctttcccttcctttcctcttctcttccttcccctccacacTCTATTcctattttgtaaaatttcaaacatatacagaaGTAGAGAGATTAGAATAACTAATCCCTGGTCCCTGTCACTCAACTTCTGTGATTACTACTTCATGTCCAATTTTGATTTATTAATACCCCCATGTCCTCCTGGCCCTGTGTAGTGAATTGTGTTGAAACAAATCCCAGCCATCCTGTAATTTCATCTGTGAATGTACTTTCTCTTATGTTAGAGATATTCTATACTAGGCTATTAAGATTAGATTGCTTATTTCTAAACATTGATTCAATctgttaataaattatttattgtatGACCAGTGTTAAGATTCAAAACAAAATGATTATGCTGCTATCCAGCCCCCAGCAAATCAactgttactttttttaatcttaggaGTTCTTATTTGTGCATGTAATTGGTTACAAATTTTCTGTACTCTGATATAGAACCATGGATTTCTCCCCTACAGATATGTTTGTGTCCCGAGCAACTGTGATTtgtgttaaataatttttcttactaAGAGTAATAAAAGTgtaaaaaggttttcttttttagaataatAAATTAGTTTATATTAAAGGCTATACCTCTAATCTTGTCATTGCTTGTTTTCTGAGGCCCTTGAGTAGAAGAGAAGCAGGAGTAGAGTTGTAGATAGTGGTCATATTACTTGTTCATGCAAGAATGTGGTACGTGACCAGAAACCAGTCCTGGTGtggaggtaggaaaaaaaaaacaaaacaacaaacggAGAGTCTCTGTTCTAATGTATGCTTTGGGAACAGGAATTTAAAAGTAAACATGACGTCCCAACCTGAGCATGAGTTTGGAGACGTTTTTCCTATTCATCTTCATTTGCTGGTCTAAGTGGtaataaataataacttaaaactcTCCCTTTTCAGGGAATCCTGGCAGATTATGTGTCCCAGACTTCTCCAATGATTCCCTCCATTGTTGTCCATTGCGTAAATGAGATTGAGCAGAGAGGGCTGACAGAGGTAAGAGTCAACCTTCAGAGAGTGTGAATCTGTTATTTGTGTTAATGATTAGGAGGTTCTTTCTGAAAGTGTCACCTTGATAATAGACAGGCCTGTATCGGATCTCTGGCTGTGACCGGACAGTAAAAGAGCTGAAAGAGAAATTCCTCAGAGTGAAAACTGTACCCCTCCTCAGCAAAGTGGATGATATCCATGCTATCTGTAGCCTCCTGAAGGACTTCCTTCGAAATCTCAAAGAACCCCTTCTGACCTTTCGGCTAAACAAGACTTTCATGGAAGCAGCAGGTAAGAGTAGATCTTTAATTCTAGAATGTGAGTGCCCCAGGGGCAGGAATTTTTGACTCTTCTGTTTACTGCCCAGTACAGTGCCTGCcatatagtagatgctcaaaTACTTTGATGAAGAATGCCTGTATCCATGTTCCTGGTGCCTGTCCTCTTCCTGTCTAAACTATACAGGGCGCTAacagggtttgttgttgttgttatttttggtaGAGTTTGAGATTGTCATTTTGAACTTGGAGCcatctttggtttcttttcccCCACACCACATTTAATCCATTGGCAAATCTTGTCAGCAGAGGTCTtgtaaaatttatcttaaaattgaaATTTGCCACTCCTACTACTACCCCTCTTGACATCTCTCATCCTGGAGTGACAGAAGAACCTagtgttttcccttttctactCTGGCCCTCGACAGTGTGATCCTCATATAGTATCCAGAGGggtccttttaaaatttatattagatGATAGCCCTTCTGTCTTTAGTatctccagtggcttcccatcacTCTCGGAATAAGATCCACAGCCCTTAACATGGCCCCAGAGACCCCACCTGTATGAGCCGGCTCCTTACGTCTCTAGCATCATTTCTCTCCatgcccttcccttctttcttcttctccactTGTTGGGGTTCTTGCGACTCTTAGCACTTGACAAGCTCACTCCCATCTGGAGGCCCTCGCATTTGTTATTATTTCAGCCTGGAATGTATTTGCATGAtttgcccttccttcctccctttctttcttttgggtttcTTCTTGGGTGTCTTGTCCTCAAAAACACCTTTCCTGACCACCTTGTCCAAAATAACCGCTCCCATTACTTTCTAGCTTCCCCTGTGTATCACTACCTGATAGATACCTGCTTTTTGACTGACTCCTCTaatagaatgtaagttccatgaggcaAAGTCTTTGCTTAATTCCACTTTACCTGagcacttagaatagtacctggtACATAGTGGGCCCTTGAAcatgttttatagatgaaaaccTTCTTGGTAATTGTAGTCGCTGCAGCTGTAGGCCTGCCTTCCCAGCACAAGGCTTGCTAGCTGCTTTCCCTAACTGCAGGGGCCGATTTTTGTGAAGGTTCCGATTTCTAATATTGAGCTGTTGGCTAGTGTCCTGCTTGTTAATGAAACTGGAGTTCGTTTCAGTCATGAACCTAATCAGAAGTTTCAGAAGCTTACTGTATAGATGACACTTTGTGGTCGATCACTTGGAAGCCCGCTGTCAAGAGAAAGAAGTCTAGGCCTCTTGGTGCTTTCCTTTCATTTACAGAAATCCCAGATGAGGACAACAGCAAAGCTGCCATGTACCAGGCTATTGGTGACCTGCCCCAGGCCAACAGAGACACATTAGCTTTCCTTATGATTCACTTGCAGAGGTGAGTACAGCAGAAACTTGTTTCTGAGAGGTTGGGAATTTGCCACTGGGAGCATAATGTGGGTTGGGTGTTAGGGAGGGAACGTGAGGGATGAATTGTTTTCTGGTAGATCTTGTATTTTGGTCTGCATTTAAGTGGATGGACAAAGTCTTCTAATTGAATGTTCTCTTGTTTAGAGTGGCTCAGAGCCCAAATACTAAAATGGATGTGGCTAATCTGGCTAAAGTCTTTGGGCCTACCATAGTTGCCCATGCAGTGCCTAATCCAGATCCAGTGGTAATGTTGCAGGACATCAAACGTCAGCCCAAGGTAGACAAGTGcattttgtgagtgtgtgtgtgtgtgtgtgtgtgtgtgtgtgtaacacgtATGTGTGTTAATGTTATGCGAGTTTTAATGTATTtcataaatacacaaaaacttgtgtaacgtttcatatatatataaaaacttgtATAACATGATAAAATGAGAGAGTGCTGAGAGGTAAGCCCTGAGGTTTGGGGGTGTGCTAACATGTTTGGTGGCTTTTTAGGTGGTAGAGTGCCTGCTTTCACTGCCCCTGGAATATTGGAGTCGGTTCATGATGGTAGAACAAGAGAACGTTGACCCCATGCATGTCATTGAAAATTCAAATGCCTTTTCAACACCACAGACCCCAGATATTAAAGGTAAGGCCTGagttgtgccttttttttttttttttttttttaatagtaggccaaagtagggcttgaactcactaccctgagtttgagacctgagctgagatcatagtcagatgcttaaccaactgagccacccaggtgccccccaagttATGCTTCTTAAGGGACCTGACTTCTTCTCTAGTTCTATTTACTCTCTTCCTGCCTTTGCTAGAGCTATTTGGAATTcatattcttcaataaaaaattttaaattcattatgaGGATtctaacattaaagaaaattagtacAGTTCTactatccttatttttttctatattcatgAAACAtggttctccttttctttatatacatacagatattttaaaaatataacaattcaGATATAGTTTGatcttatttcacgtagcatattGTGAGAACTTTTCCTGTTACTATGTATCACTTTTATGGTTGTAAACTATAATTTAGTTACATGTTCTGTTAAGAATTGGtgttatttataacatatatgccacgtcttctttatccattcatccatcgatggacatttgggctctttccatacattggctattgttgataaccaACTTGATTTCTTAAAGGCTTTTGCCAATTTGTATTGCCACCAAAAATGCACGAGGCTGGTTTCTTCCAACTTTTACTGGCATTGGAgacctattctttatttttgcaagatccctttttttttttaaacgtttatttatttattttgagagagcacgaacaggggtggggcagaaagagatggggacagagagagaatctcaagcaggctccacacacacagagcgtggagcccgatgcaggactcaattccatgaccatgaggtcatgacctgagcctaaatcaagagtcgggcatttcactgactgagccacccaggtgccccaagatcctTTTTAAGAAAGCATACTGTTTTTTCTAATACAGGTTAAGAACCAAATGATCAGACGTTAGATTTGTGAAAGCTGGAGTTTGAGAATGGCCTCAATCAGGAAGTGAAAGTCAGCTATTCATTGAGCAGTTGCCCACACAGTTCAGAAGATATACTGCTGTGTTACAAGACAATGACAGAAATGATCTCTGGGACTTTGGGCCTCTAACCTTAGCTCTTCAGTGCTTCATGGCATACTCAAAACTGGCCACTGACAAGGGTGCTTTCCTTTTTGTgcctcctttaaaaatatgtcttaacTTTGATTAAAGTGAGTTTACTGGGGCCCGTGACCACTCCTGAGCATCAGCTTCTCAAGACTCCTTCATCTAGTTCCCTGTCGCAGAGAGTCCGCTCCACCCTCACCAAGAACACGCCCAGGTATGTGGAACTGGCTGGCTTTGGAAGTTAAATAGGGCTGCTTCCTTAGGCCTCTTTTCCTATCACACCGAAgcttattgaaagaaaaattgaatgaGACCTGAGCTAGCAAGTAGGCATTAAAAGGTAATCTGGAGCCATAACAACCCCCTTTTTAAAAGGGTCTAAAGGTTTTGTTTCCCCTCTCTCATCTCAGGTGACAAAGAGTCATTTACAGAGTAGTTGTGGAGGGCTTCCTATTTTTAGAtgataatattaaataatgttACAGTTTACCTTTTTTTATAGACTcctttttcagttcattttcttttcctttagatttGGGAGCAAAAGCAAATCTGCCACCAACTTAGGACGACAAGGCAACTTTTTTGCTTCTCCAATGCTCAAGTGAAGTCATGTCTCCTGTTACTTGCCAGCATTTCCTGACTGCAGGAAGGCTGCACCTGTACTCTCTGCTCTGCAGCCTCCTGGACTCATTACTACTTTTAGCATTCTCCAGGCTTTTAATCAAGTTTAATTGTGCATGGGGGTTttattaaaactatatatatctccctctctttctcctcaagTAATGTAATATCAACACCTTGTGCAGTCTTTGTTGGGAACTTGGGAGATCTCTACTGTGGTAGAAAGGATGATACAGAATTCGTTGTGATTTTGCGGGGAGGCTGGAAGAAGGTGCATCCCCTTGGCTTAAAGCCAAATGCTGCTCATGGACGTGATCCTTCTCTGGTGTTATTTAGAACTAATTTCCCTGAGACAATGACAGAATCCCCACCTCTTTGTTAAGACTGACTTGTctcagggtgggaggtgggagggcagggtgAAAAAACTTTGGACAGAGGATTTGGGAGGGCTCCTTCTGAGAACTTGGAAGATCTTCCCCCGGCATGAACTAAGCTATCATGTGGAGCTTTCATAAAAATGGGATAGGACGAGGACAGAACTAGTAATGGGGGTGTGCTTAGCTTTGATTTGGATCGATTAGGTTTAATAGTGTTAAGTGGCACAACCTTGTAAAAGTGATATTCCTACTTGTATTTATCTCTAATGGGCCTCTGGCTGGACTTTGGGTTTGGCTGGGGTCAAAGCCAGTTTGCACTTCGGTTGAATTCATTCTGATGCTTGACCCTCCTGTCCCCTTGTCCATTGGAGCCCTACTTCTAAAGGTCATATGTCATCTATTTGGCGTCCCAGTTTGCAATTAAGAGTAGGCTATAAGGGAGATTGTCAATATTTTGTGTGGCAAGAAATGCCACACTCATTTTGTCTTTGCACTTTGGTTGCTAAACTCTTCCTATGGAACACAgccacagctagataaatatgaatttgttcttttattaaaattatttccaatatctataaaaatgctttttttctgtagAATGTTTTTGACCCATAGCGACCCTTTTCTGTAAAACACATATTTGGAAAAAAGtaaatagtttttcaaaatgaCTCTGAGGTTGATTTTCTTGTCTTGGAAGGTAACCTTCAAcacctttttttaagaaaatatttttcctcagcGTTTAGGTCTATTATTCatttccattcccttcccttccccaatgcTGTCACCACCAGGAGTTTGTTTCTTCATTCCTCATTGTCTTTCATCGTCCAAATTGAAGTCCTAGATTTGTCCTTTGACTGTTACCTCTCATCTGAGGAAACCActttaaacaaaaaccaaacttctTAAACAAGTCTTTAGGGACCAGAATggtgcagtttaaaaaaaaaaaaaaaaaaaaaaaccgacgCTGGCTGGCTGCCTGGAACATCCTTCACTGCTGGAAGTGCCTCTGGAGTGAGCTGGGATGATTAACTGAGGGCACCTGCACTTGGAACTCTGAAGCTGGTGAACAGAATGTATCTGAGATTGAGCGTAAACAGTTGCAGGCTTAATATGTAACCGCTGAGAGAGGAGGCAACCTACTGGCTCTTTTCCCGGGAGGTGGCAGCTCTCACAGCAGGGAGATTTTGCCTCAGCAAATTGAAAGAGGATGggtcctctctcctcttccccccaccccctttacacacacacgcctgttaagttttatttttaattgttttaacttTGTCCTAGATGCCATCTCTTTTCTTACGTCTGTGCAAGCCTGGTGTTGGCCCGGTTCCATATTTGCTGTTCTGTAGTATCTCCCCTCGGTGCATTTTAAGTCACTAATGTGGAGGAAGCAAATGGATTGTAGAATGTTAGTGAAGGCAAGACTACCCTATGCAGGAACTGATGGCCCATTAACGAAAAAGGAAATGGTCCTGTGTGTCAGATGTTGGCAGCCAGTTGCTCAGTTTTGGGCTAGGCCAAGAGACTTCAGCCGTGAAAATAATTCTGATATTAGCAAAGGGAAATATGTACCCACCTTCAACTTCTTTAATAGTACTTCATGTGGAACAGCTCGACTTTCGAGGGCTTTCTTAATTCAGTTGTGTCGCCTTGATGTGAGATTTAAGGAAAGGGTCTGGTGCTTTGGAGTAGCCGTCACACTGGCTCCTGCTCCTCACCCGTTCTGATGCTGCCTCTTGCTCTGCCTGTAATGCAGTTAATGCAGCTTTCCTCTCTTACTTGCTAATAACCAGAATCTAAATCTTTAAATCCGTTCTCCATCAGTCTAGGTAAGACTGCTaagtttgatgtttatttaaCTGGGCAAGCATTACATGGTTTGATTCATCAGCAACAATTTGCATTTATTACTGGGTGTGTAATGATTTCTCCTTCCTTAAGAAGGCAAATTCATTGCTTGCAGAAATAGAAGGCACCTGAGTTTCCATCACAGGACAAGAGTGTTCAAGTGATTTACGGTGACAAAAATGGTCAGTTTTGGCTACGAACTGCACCTGTGGCATTGAAAGGGGTCTTGAATTCTTAAATTCATGCCTAAATTACTGGGCAGCACAAAGTGACGAATGCTGAGTGAGTGCAGGGAGCAAAGCTATCAGCCTTGCTGGGTTTGTTTTGTTACAGCAgggcctccctgcccacctcaagcttcagacagacagacacacacctCATATACATATGGTATGTGATTTCCCGTTGGAAAAGCATCTGGGAGACCCACTGTGGCAAGCCTGGCATACTGAGCAGCGGTTTGCTTAATCACGTGTCACCTTTTCTTAGGCTCagctgtgagcagggaaggagctgtTATGGAGTCCCGatctgggaaggaagggaggcacagagcTCAGGGTTCAAGTCGATACAGTGCATACAGTAGGGTGTCTTGATCCATGTGCTTTGATGATTTCCTTGATCACGACTCCGGTTTCAGCCACTGGTGTGAAAAGCTGTTAAGCATGCAGAGTCGGGGCATGTTAGTCATTGTGCTTTTAGTGTAAACAGGATTTGGAGACTGGTCACTTAACCTAGGaatttagtgattaaaaaaaaaaaaaaagtctccctgTAGGTGGTCTATTTTGTAAATAAGTGAAGGCCCCGAGCCAGGGGGTCCTTACCTTGTGTAATTTATTAGACTCTGGTTCTCAGAGTCTGtatttgttgatggtttctatTCACGAAGTCAGGCAGAAGGCAGTTTGACGTCACCAGGAATAACCTTGTAGTGTGTGGGAGCCTTGTCCTCCGCAGTTGTGTGGGATGGGAAAGGAGGCCACTTTTCAGGGACTCAGAGTTGGAAGCAGGAATTTTCCTTTTGTCTACCTTCTCCCTTTGTAACTCTTGCCAGTTTCATTTAGTTGCATTGTTTTTATACAGATTGCTCTCACATCTCACACAGTTGGACACCATCTGCGTGCTAGGCTCAGACACGTGTAAGTGGATATTTAGATTTCTAATAAAGCACTTGCCAGTTAATATCCTCTCCGGCCATCAGTAAAGATGGAATGAACTGATTCCTCTAGGAAATGCGATACGGTGATCGACAATATATCAAGTGCTTTCATTCATCATCTTACTTGATGTCACAACACCCATGTGGGGTGGGCAGGTGATCTTATCCCAATTGGTAAATTCAGAGGGGTGATTTGGCATAAATTTCCACAAACTAATCTCTAGTTTAGCTAGGATAAGAACCTGGGGATTAGAGCTCCCACCGGAGTTCAGCTGTGGTGCTTGCTATTTAAATCAGCATTGTGGGGTCTGTTGGAATATTATTAGGTATGTAAATGATTCCACTCAGGGCTATATGTGGATGTGCTTATGTATAGATGACCCAGAAGGAGCAGGGTGGCCTAGACTGCCGGGAAAAGCATTTGGGACAGGAGAATGGAATGTCTTTCTTAATGGTTGGGCTTATTGTCTTATAGAGGTGGAAGTCCTGGGCATGGTGATCCAGggctattttcttcttctgagagagagagggcgacacagaatctgaagcaggctccaggctctgagctgtcagcacagagcctgatgtggggctcaaagccacaaaccacaagatcatgacctgagccgaagttggacgcttaaccgactgagccacccaggcacccctccagggCTGTTTTCTGTGTGGAAGGAGGAGGATGTGTTGGTGTGAATGTTGGCCGTTCCTCCTTGTGGGAGTCAGTTCTCGGGTCACCCATGTGCATCTTGTGTGCTctgaagctcagagccaagaATAGGCAAgtctctgagccaaagtcatcaGCCTGCTTCTAGAAACGTGTCAGCGGATTAGCTTATTGGCTTTCCCCCTGAGTGGCATTAGCTCTCACCCCATCTCATGTTCACCATCTGGCTTTGAGTAAGAAGTCTTCAAGTGATCTCTCTTGAGcagcctgctctgtgccagggctTTCTGAGGGCTGTTCAGCTTTCTTCCTCATCAACCCCAGGACCCGTTTCTCTCCAAGAAGTAGTCTGTTGTGTCCACACATATGCACACCTGGCATCAGAAGAATACTTCAGGCCTCAGAGGGAACAAAATCAGCTCAAAGGAGAATGAGTCTGTGTGGTCAGTGGCCTAAAGTCTTTTGTTGTCAAAACAAGTGGATTTGTCTTtaggtaagtttttaaaatggagttgctggggcgcttgggtggctcagtcggttaagcatccgacttcagcttaggtcatgatctcacagctcatgagttcaagccccgagtgtggctctgtgctgacagctcagagcctggagcctgcttctgattctgtgtccctctctctctctgcccctcccctgttcccactctgtctctctctcaaaaaactaaataagcattaaaaaataataaaataaaatggagttgcTCCTGCCACAGAGAAAGCTCTTCCTGCCTGTGAGATAGTACAGTTTGTGCAGATTTTAGGAGAGCAAGACATACGAAGGGGCTGGGGTTTTTCTTCCTCACTGGAAAGCAAGGCCTCAGGTGGGCTGTGTAAATGAaccacctctcctcctcccagggAGCTGGCTGCTTTCTCCTCTTAGGTTAATATACGTTGACTGGGGCTAAACGCCTGATGCTTCTGGACAGAGTCCAGCCCCTCAGCAGAGCAGCCGCACTGGGGAGATACAGCTGCTGGCATTAAAGGGCTAAGCCCTTTCCAGCTGCTTTGCTTTAACAGGAACTGCCTGCAGTCGGCAGCTTAACGGAGCTGTTTAGCCCGATTAGGAGGAAATGACTAATCTCGGCATCTTCTCATGGCACTggcctggaggctctggggaagataACCCGGTAGGGTGGGAAGTGGTTGGATAAATGGTGTTGGAGTGCTAGGCGATTATCCCCTCAAAAATGGTGGTCCCTGCTTGACatggtttgtgttttattttgtctccATAAAAAAACATGGGGTTTTCTTCACTGGCCTCCCTGGCACTGAGGGAGAGGAGATGTTTACCATGTTGGGTGGCCTGGGTATTTAAAAGCTGGAATAGAGTTGAGAGCATATGAGGACAATGGTGCCCGTCCCCCTTAGAGGAAGAAGACTTGAGACCCTCTCATGTGGTTCCCACTTTGGCCTTCCATTCCCCTTCGCTTTAAAATCTGAcgtaaagaggggcgcctgggtggctcagtcagttaagcatccgacttcagcccgggtcacgatcttgtggtccgtgagttcgagccccgtgtcgggctctgggctgatggctcagagcctggagcctgcttccgattctgtttcctctctctctgcccgtcccccgttcatgctctgtctctgtctcaaaaataaataaacgttaaaaaaataagtaaataaaatctgatGTAAAGAGCCAAGATCCAGAGGAGAAATGACCATTTTCTTGGTCATAAGAcgcacttaaaatatattttttaaatatatctgaggATTGGGATATCTTATAATCAATGACATCTTACAAATACAatgcagtgtttttcttttttagtagcTCATAAAATAGTGGTGCATCTTATTAACCATGTTATTTGGGCTAGAAGCGTTAGCTGTTCCTGGGAGGTAGGCTGTTGGCTAGACCAGATGTGGAGACCAGGGAACCTGCTACTTAGCTGTGGTTGAAGAACTTTAAAACAGGGAGTTCTCTGCATCTGAAGGAGGCTGCAGGATAGGAAAAGCAGAGCTCAGCCTTGGGACATCTAGCGCaaagaggcaggcaggcaatGTGTAGGATAGGATCAAAATCTGTCCCAGTCGTGACCCATCCTGGAGCCATTTCATGTGACCCCCGAGTTGGGGAAAGGTAGCGAAAAGCCATTGTGAATCAGTGAGGCTATGACCAAAATAATAGTACTTCCTGGTGGAGTTCTGAAATCAGTACATAGTACTGAAACGTTGGGGTGCTTTAACACGTAAAAGAGACTAGAGGTCTGtttgggcagggagctgggagTATTTCTTGCAATCCTTTGTCTAATTTGCTCACCAAATCCAGAATATCAGAGGTCTTTCCTCCCTTGAAACTGGAAGGCCATGGTTCGGggacccataaaaaaaaaaaaaagacagtcaagTTAAGGAAACTGTTGCCCTGAGACAAGAAgtagaataaaaacataattttgtttAAGAAGGTCTTCATGTTCCAATAGAGGTGTTCAAACAACTCCAGAGGGGTGTTCAGTGCCA
It encodes the following:
- the RACGAP1 gene encoding rac GTPase-activating protein 1 isoform X1 is translated as MDTTMLNLRNLFEQLVRRVEILSEGNELQFIQLAKDFEDFRKKWQRTDHELGKYKDLLMKAETERSALDVKLKHARNQVDVEIKRRQRAEADCEKLERQIQLIREMLMCDTSGSIQLSEEQKSALAFLNRGQPSSGNAGNKRLSTIDESGSILSDISFDKTDESLDWDSSLVKTFKLKKREKRRSSSRQFIDGPPGPVKKTRSIGSTVDQGNESIVAKTTVTVPNDGGPIEAVSTIETVPYWTRSRRKTGTLQPWNSDSTLSSRQLEPRTETDSSGTPQNNGGMRLHDFVSKTVIKPESCVPCGKRIKFGKLSLKCRDCRVVSHPECRDRCPLPCIPTLIGTPVKIGEGILADYVSQTSPMIPSIVVHCVNEIEQRGLTETGLYRISGCDRTVKELKEKFLRVKTVPLLSKVDDIHAICSLLKDFLRNLKEPLLTFRLNKTFMEAAEIPDEDNSKAAMYQAIGDLPQANRDTLAFLMIHLQRVAQSPNTKMDVANLAKVFGPTIVAHAVPNPDPVVMLQDIKRQPKVVECLLSLPLEYWSRFMMVEQENVDPMHVIENSNAFSTPQTPDIKVSLLGPVTTPEHQLLKTPSSSSLSQRVRSTLTKNTPRFGSKSKSATNLGRQGNFFASPMLK
- the RACGAP1 gene encoding rac GTPase-activating protein 1 isoform X2; the protein is MPCSCPVAFGKMDTTMLNLRNLFEQLVRRVEILSEGNELQFIQLAKDFEDFRKKWQRTDHELGKYKDLLMKAETERSALDVKLKHARNQVDVEIKRRQRAEADCEKLERQIQLIREMLMCDTSGSIQLSEEQKSALAFLNRGQPSSGNAGNKRLSTIDESGSILSDISFDKTDESLDWDSSLVKTFKLKKREKRRSSSRQFIDGPPGPVKKTRSIGSTVDQGNESIVAKTTVTVPNDGGPIEAVSTIETVPYWTRSRRKTGTLQPWNSDSTLSSRQLEPRTETDSSGTPQNNGGMRLHDFVSKTVIKPESCVPCGKRIKFGKLSLKCRDCRVVSHPECRDRCPLPCIPTLIGTPVKIGEGILADYVSQTSPMIPSIVVHCVNEIEQRGLTETGLYRISGCDRTVKELKEKFLRVKTVPLLSKVDDIHAICSLLKDFLRNLKEPLLTFRLNKTFMEAAEIPDEDNSKAAMYQAIGDLPQANRDTLAFLMIHLQRVAQSPNTKMDVANLAKVFGPTIVAHAVPNPDPVVMLQDIKRQPKVVECLLSLPLEYWSRFMMVEQENVDPMHVIENSNAFSTPQTPDIKVSLLGPVTTPEHQLLKTPSSSSLSQRVRSTLTKNTPRFGSKSKSATNLGRQGNFFASPMLK